A genomic window from Paenibacillus sp. FSL K6-0276 includes:
- a CDS encoding TetR/AcrR family transcriptional regulator, translating into MSDKTVDKQEQIIKIAMQLFAVKGSSSTSMQEIAELCGISKGSLYLVFKSKEELERSIFLYCYRMIRDPLLREEQETQRSPREKLRNQIEILLSHVYELREFLQRQIQEVAGKGFDTEVPEWLRRNNASFLRWFQVKMETLYGKDIVPYTGDLCIVGHGLIKSYIAVIFRQDTHLSLAVMADHLMNLLDIIVSGLLTSKQAPLINSTILASWMEENEENKRKNPLMLIKEMKTVISKLNSIEPDETADLLESLSILEGEVLLPHPRKAIIQGMLSNLQACSELTMELEELRKLVTSVSHHSCVFR; encoded by the coding sequence ATGAGTGATAAAACTGTGGATAAGCAGGAACAGATTATTAAGATCGCCATGCAGTTATTCGCTGTGAAAGGCTCCTCTTCCACGTCCATGCAAGAGATCGCCGAATTATGCGGAATTTCGAAGGGAAGCTTGTATCTAGTATTCAAATCGAAAGAAGAGCTGGAACGCAGTATTTTCCTCTATTGTTACCGAATGATTCGTGATCCCTTATTACGTGAAGAACAAGAAACCCAAAGATCACCGCGTGAGAAGCTTAGAAATCAAATAGAAATTCTACTGAGTCATGTGTACGAATTGCGTGAGTTCTTACAGCGTCAAATTCAGGAAGTTGCCGGAAAAGGATTTGATACTGAAGTACCGGAATGGCTGCGTAGAAACAACGCTTCCTTCTTACGCTGGTTTCAGGTGAAGATGGAGACCCTTTATGGAAAAGACATCGTTCCCTATACCGGAGATTTATGTATTGTAGGACATGGACTGATCAAATCATATATTGCGGTTATTTTTCGTCAGGATACCCATTTGTCCCTTGCCGTTATGGCTGATCATCTTATGAATTTATTGGATATTATTGTTTCTGGTCTTCTAACAAGTAAGCAGGCTCCACTCATCAACTCCACTATTTTAGCAAGCTGGATGGAGGAGAATGAAGAGAACAAACGAAAAAATCCACTAATGCTCATTAAGGAAATGAAGACTGTGATCAGTAAATTAAATAGTATAGAACCCGACGAGACAGCCGATTTGCTGGAATCACTCAGCATTCTAGAAGGCGAAGTTCTCTTACCTCACCCACGAAAAGCGATCATACAGGGGATGCTGTCCAACCTCCAAGCCTGCTCAGAGCTCACTATGGAATTGGAAGAATTGAGGAAGCTAGTTACTTCTGTGTCACATCATTCATGCGTATTTCGTTAA